One Anthonomus grandis grandis chromosome 14, icAntGran1.3, whole genome shotgun sequence DNA window includes the following coding sequences:
- the LOC126744767 gene encoding uncharacterized protein LOC126744767 has product MAEQGQERFQDANISVEVEPYKLSEIFSIVPEFEGDQIFLSNFIIACDCAYDMANAQQKVFLVIHIKNKLRGRAAQLISSRNPMSYIEIKQLLNLHFGDSRDLSSLIQDLQRLKQLLGESPLTFFNRLQVLNAKMHSCIQK; this is encoded by the coding sequence atggcCGAACAAGGTCAAGAACGTTTTCAAGATGCGAACATCAGTGTTGAGGTAGAGCCTTACAAGCTCTCTGAAATATTTTCGATTGTACCCGAGTTTGAGGgtgatcaaatttttttaagcaattttattattgcgtGCGATTGCGCATACGATATGGCAAACGCacaacaaaaagtatttttagtcattcatattaaaaataaacttagagGTAGGGCAGCGCAATTAATTAGTTCGCGTAACCCCATGTCatatattgaaattaaacaacTCTTGAATTTACATTTTGGTGACTCAAGAGACTTGTCTTCGCTTATACAAGACCTGCAACGCCTCAAGCAACTACTGGGCGAATCGCCACTTACATTCTTTAACCGTTTACAAGTTTTGAACGCAAAAATGCATTCGtgcatccaaaaataa